One Lucilia cuprina isolate Lc7/37 chromosome 4, ASM2204524v1, whole genome shotgun sequence DNA segment encodes these proteins:
- the LOC111676520 gene encoding ell-associated factor Eaf produces MKLSYMRFIILILLIQSSTLARKVKRKGHYVLTHPHPPSPPSTPAPEPPYHFEEVHLDEFHPQNFGNERFGQQEAFEPHDHYGQQTIISGTYLIDNGLRSLAKGSADQANSAVASQNAAGKQAAYVAKNSLAQAATQAAGTAVAVLKGKEVLLQRLEEQNVEAHKIMQGELQQLQQAKRSAKAAQFAAQQALNHVSILTAALNNAQSASELAQKSASEAAAELASQIDMVAQAKTKLEQIDTQLYAARLDYEETKDAAEKATLSAQEAQLNANDAALHANVELQNESHGGDVSSIHVHLPPDVNNDDNHNHHHYHHEEHSIVKRRFKNSNEKVKKP; encoded by the exons ATGAAATTATCTTACATGCGTTTCATTATCCTTATACTATTGATTC AATCTTCTACTTTGGCTCgcaaagttaaaagaaaaggtCATTATGTGTTAACACATCCACATCCTCCCTCACCGCCCAGCACCCCGGCTCCCGAGCCACCATATCACTTTGAAGAAGTACATTTAGATGAATTTCACCCGCAAAACTTTGGCAATGAACGTTTTGGCCAACAGGAAGCCTTCGAACCACATGATCATTATGGTCAACAAACTATAATTAGTGGCACTTATCTTATAGACAATGGTTTACGTAGTTTAGCCAAAGGATCTGCTGATCAAGCCAATTCTGCGGTGGCCTCACAAAATGCTGCTGGCAAACAGGCAGCTTATGTGGCGAAAAATTCATTGGCTCAGGCTGCAACACAAGCAGCCGGTACTGCTGTAGCCGTTCTTAAAGGTAAAGAAGTTCTATTACAACGTTTAGAAGAACAAAATGTTGAGGCACACAAGATCATGCAAGGTGAACTGCAGCAACTGCAACAAGCTAAACGTTCAGCTAAAGCAGCACAATTTGCTGCACAACAAGCCCTCAATCATGTATCCATTTTAACGGCAGCTCTTAATAATGCCCAATCAGCTTCAGAGTTAGCACAAAAATCTGCGTCAGAAGCAGCCGCCGAATTGGCCTCACAAATCGATATGGTTGCACAAGCTAAAACAAAATTGGAACAAATCGATACACAATTGTATGCGGCGCGCTTAGATTATGAGGAAACAAAAGATGCGGCAGAAAAAGCAACACTATCAGCACAAGAGGCACAACTCAATGCTAACGATGCTGCATTGCATGCGAATGTTGAATTACAAAATGAATCACATGGTGGCGATGTATCGTCTATACATGTGCATTTGCCACCAGACGTTAACAATGATGAtaatcataatcatcatcattatcatcatgaGGAACATTCAATTGTTAAGAGacgttttaaaaatagtaatgaGAAGGTTAAAAAGCCataa
- the LOC111676532 gene encoding uncharacterized protein LOC111676532 isoform X2 — protein sequence MNFIVIGMLIMQAASFSLGDELGFAESLGNVEGGRRRSIGYKNGPPPNAVGVLPGNQQITQQSLNDKRIISRSPMAISPELRESLTKQAKAAAAADMLAKQAAVNQMAAKQAAMVDLAARQAALAELQAQKARQGPLMTEARPLPLGVPAFKPIPKKQIPLQTAQRRSNIAVDTPNSKMSVNNRVVDMYTQQINANRTFHSHNPIVSQPMAVPAFQAMPDSVNKITAVLKPPATLPVQQLPLPSNTHPNYLQFEEPKFDLKDISVEELARAANVSVDTIKHAIYVREQQMRAEQRAMLAAKLREEFIRTSTSTSSTTTSTTTTTTTPRPVLQYFENANALSENKMSKVMNAPKEYYPVGYDKNFDDNFKSKVDLPPTSFSCAKQKHFPGLYADTDLGCMVFHVCALTDDGMVRKSFLCPENTLFDQTILKCNWWFYVDCSASKSVYDSNIPISKSYQLMKSLTYFSKFTKTKDGEENNDGGLDIQTLKDSMDNVDRKSSDDVEEEGDETITSPAEDEHQQLNES from the exons GTTTTAGTTTGGGTGATGAATTGGGTTTTGCCGAGTCATTGGGAAATGTGGAGGGTGGTCGACGACGTTCGATTGGCTATAAAAATGGACCACCACCCAACGCGGTTGGAGTACTGCCAGGAAATCAACAG ATCACCCAACAATCCCTGAATGATAAACGTATAATTTCACGATCCCCCATGGCCATCAGTCCTGAACTCCGAGAATCTTTGACAAAACAAGCCAAGGCTGCAGCAGCCGCTGATATGTTAGCAAAACAAGCGGCAGTCAATCAAATGGCAGCAAAACAAGCTGCCATGGTAGATTTGGCTGCCCGCCAAGCGGCTCTAGCTGAACTACAAGCCCAAAAAGCTAGACAGGGACCTCTAATGACAGAAGCTCGTCCTCTACCCTTGGGAGTGCCCGCCTTTAAGCCCATACCTAAAAAACAAATACCTCTACAAACAGCACAAAGAAGATCGAATATAGCTGTCGATACACCCAACTCTAAAATGAGTGTAAACAATAGGGTGGTAGATATGTATacacaacaaatcaatgcaaatcGCACCTTCCATTCACACAATCCCATCGTTTCCCAACCCATGGCCGTACCCGCTTTTCAAGCCATGCCTGAttctgtaaataaaataacagcTGTTTTGAAACCTCCTGCCACATTACCGGTTCAACAACTGCCCTTACCCTCGAATACACATcctaattatttacaatttgagGAACCTAAATTCGATTTGAAAGACATCTCAGTTGAGGAATTAGCTCGTGCGGCAAATGTTAGTGTGGATACTATAAAACATGCCATCTATGTGAGAGAACAACAAATGAGAGCGGAACAGAGAGCAATGTTGGCAGCAAAATTAAGAGAAGAATTTATAAGGACCTCAACATCGACTAGTTCTACGACAACATCTACTACTACAACGACCACTACACCGCGTCCAGTTTTACAATATTTCGAGAATGCAAATGCACTCAGTGAGAATAAGATGTCAAAG gtaATGAATGCTCCCAAAGAATACTATCCTGTTGGATATGATAAAAACTTTGATGACAACTTTAAGTCTAAAGTGGATTTACCTCCCACCTCATTCTCTTGTGCCAAACAGAAACATTTTCCTGGTCTTTATGCTGACACCGATTTGGGCTGCATG GTCTTTCATGTTTGCGCTCTTACCGATGATGGCATGGTACGCAAATCTTTCCTTTGTCCTGAAAATACACTTTTCGATCAAACTATACTCAAATGTAATTGGTGGTTTTATGTTGATTGTTCTGCTTCTAAAAGTGTTTACGATTCGAATATACCCATTTCGAAAAGTTATCAACTAATGAAATCTTTAACATATTTCTCAAAATTCACAAAAACTAAAGATGGTGAGGAAAACAATGATGGTGGTTTAGATATACAAACTCTTAAAGATTCTATGGATAATGTAGATCGTAAATCTAGTGATGATGTAGAGGAGGAAGGAGATGAGACTATAACATCACCGGCCGAAGACGAGCATCAACAGTTGAATGAGTcataa
- the LOC111676532 gene encoding uncharacterized protein LOC111676532 isoform X1, with product MNFIVIGMLIMQAARLACGTCVLESDFGFILNCNFKKSGLFRVRNLGGLKAHFGLGFSLGDELGFAESLGNVEGGRRRSIGYKNGPPPNAVGVLPGNQQITQQSLNDKRIISRSPMAISPELRESLTKQAKAAAAADMLAKQAAVNQMAAKQAAMVDLAARQAALAELQAQKARQGPLMTEARPLPLGVPAFKPIPKKQIPLQTAQRRSNIAVDTPNSKMSVNNRVVDMYTQQINANRTFHSHNPIVSQPMAVPAFQAMPDSVNKITAVLKPPATLPVQQLPLPSNTHPNYLQFEEPKFDLKDISVEELARAANVSVDTIKHAIYVREQQMRAEQRAMLAAKLREEFIRTSTSTSSTTTSTTTTTTTPRPVLQYFENANALSENKMSKVMNAPKEYYPVGYDKNFDDNFKSKVDLPPTSFSCAKQKHFPGLYADTDLGCMVFHVCALTDDGMVRKSFLCPENTLFDQTILKCNWWFYVDCSASKSVYDSNIPISKSYQLMKSLTYFSKFTKTKDGEENNDGGLDIQTLKDSMDNVDRKSSDDVEEEGDETITSPAEDEHQQLNES from the exons GATTGGCTTGCGGGACATGTGTTTTAGAATCCGATTTTGGTTTTATACTCAATTGTAACTTCAAAAAATCTGGACTATTTCGTGTAAGAAATTTGGGAGGCCTTAAAGCGCACTTTGGTTTag GTTTTAGTTTGGGTGATGAATTGGGTTTTGCCGAGTCATTGGGAAATGTGGAGGGTGGTCGACGACGTTCGATTGGCTATAAAAATGGACCACCACCCAACGCGGTTGGAGTACTGCCAGGAAATCAACAG ATCACCCAACAATCCCTGAATGATAAACGTATAATTTCACGATCCCCCATGGCCATCAGTCCTGAACTCCGAGAATCTTTGACAAAACAAGCCAAGGCTGCAGCAGCCGCTGATATGTTAGCAAAACAAGCGGCAGTCAATCAAATGGCAGCAAAACAAGCTGCCATGGTAGATTTGGCTGCCCGCCAAGCGGCTCTAGCTGAACTACAAGCCCAAAAAGCTAGACAGGGACCTCTAATGACAGAAGCTCGTCCTCTACCCTTGGGAGTGCCCGCCTTTAAGCCCATACCTAAAAAACAAATACCTCTACAAACAGCACAAAGAAGATCGAATATAGCTGTCGATACACCCAACTCTAAAATGAGTGTAAACAATAGGGTGGTAGATATGTATacacaacaaatcaatgcaaatcGCACCTTCCATTCACACAATCCCATCGTTTCCCAACCCATGGCCGTACCCGCTTTTCAAGCCATGCCTGAttctgtaaataaaataacagcTGTTTTGAAACCTCCTGCCACATTACCGGTTCAACAACTGCCCTTACCCTCGAATACACATcctaattatttacaatttgagGAACCTAAATTCGATTTGAAAGACATCTCAGTTGAGGAATTAGCTCGTGCGGCAAATGTTAGTGTGGATACTATAAAACATGCCATCTATGTGAGAGAACAACAAATGAGAGCGGAACAGAGAGCAATGTTGGCAGCAAAATTAAGAGAAGAATTTATAAGGACCTCAACATCGACTAGTTCTACGACAACATCTACTACTACAACGACCACTACACCGCGTCCAGTTTTACAATATTTCGAGAATGCAAATGCACTCAGTGAGAATAAGATGTCAAAG gtaATGAATGCTCCCAAAGAATACTATCCTGTTGGATATGATAAAAACTTTGATGACAACTTTAAGTCTAAAGTGGATTTACCTCCCACCTCATTCTCTTGTGCCAAACAGAAACATTTTCCTGGTCTTTATGCTGACACCGATTTGGGCTGCATG GTCTTTCATGTTTGCGCTCTTACCGATGATGGCATGGTACGCAAATCTTTCCTTTGTCCTGAAAATACACTTTTCGATCAAACTATACTCAAATGTAATTGGTGGTTTTATGTTGATTGTTCTGCTTCTAAAAGTGTTTACGATTCGAATATACCCATTTCGAAAAGTTATCAACTAATGAAATCTTTAACATATTTCTCAAAATTCACAAAAACTAAAGATGGTGAGGAAAACAATGATGGTGGTTTAGATATACAAACTCTTAAAGATTCTATGGATAATGTAGATCGTAAATCTAGTGATGATGTAGAGGAGGAAGGAGATGAGACTATAACATCACCGGCCGAAGACGAGCATCAACAGTTGAATGAGTcataa
- the LOC111676519 gene encoding uncharacterized protein LOC111676519 produces the protein MKLIIFLIIYQLNILILNTQGYSTNLKHVKRTIPSLYGDFALADDAGVGGATNSAGDNNCNEGEANCNADVTKGNSKQKATNIAQKAAQEAKAASDAQQEAGQAASRQVKMQLAEKAMQAAKAAEAALAGKQQIVEQLEQEVHEAEAVVQEQSSSLENAQQNVQAAVQAAQQAQAQLKTLTSAVQMAQSNVGNSEQAAAGAQQELVEKNQLMEAAKYRVDQLLRQLNSARADFASTKKAAYKAACAAQEAKANAERARRQLAKRFLTPQQRQQLLEQRRKRQQRLSRQPFYQ, from the exons atgaaactgattatatttttaataatttatcaactaaatatattaatattaaatactcAAGGATATAGCACAAATCTG AAACATGTAAAACGTACAATACCTTCTCTCTATGGCGACTTTGCTTTAGCTGATGATGCAGGAGTAGGAGGAGCTACAAATAGTGCTGGCGATAATAATTGTAATGAGGGTGAAGCCAATTGTAATGCCGATGTAACGAAAGGCAATTcaaaacaaaaggcaacaaATATTGCCCAGAAAGCAGCACAAGAAGCTAAAGCTGCTTCCGATGCTCAACAGGAGGCAGGACAGGCTGCTTCGCGACAAGTTAAAATGCAATTAGCCGAAAAAGCTATGCAGGCAGCTAAAGCAGCCGAGGCGGCTTTGGCGGGTAAACAACAGATTGTAGAACAACTTGAACAGGAGGTACATGAAGCAGAGGCTGTGGTACAAGAGCAATCTTCATCTTTGGAAAATGCTCAACAGAATGTACAAGCTGCTGTGCAGGCAGCTCAACAGGCTCAAGCTCAACTGAAAACTCTAACATCTGCCGTACAAATGGCCCAATCAAATGTGGGCAATTCCGAACAGGCCGCCGCTGGAGCTCAACAGGAGTTGGtggaaaaaaatcaactaaTGGAAGCGGCAAAATATCGTGTTGATCAGTTGTTGCGTCAATTGAATAGTGCAAGAGCTGATTTTGCCAGTACCAAAAAAGCGGCCTATAAAGCCGCTTGTGCTGCTCAAGAGGCTAAAGCCAATGCTGAAAGAGCTCGACGTCAGTTGGCAAAACGCTTTCTAACACCTCAGCAACGTCAACAGTTGTTGGAACAAAGACGTAAGCGTCAACAACGTCTATCACGTCAGCCGTTTTATCAATAA